One genomic segment of Belonocnema kinseyi isolate 2016_QV_RU_SX_M_011 chromosome 2, B_treatae_v1, whole genome shotgun sequence includes these proteins:
- the LOC117168170 gene encoding tetratricopeptide repeat protein 27 — protein sequence MEANNLLESYLLKNYVDDHDFELPSYLKGVFEGKYETVFQTEDSSSLRKLILNVEDRDFEKAIIAVLTSEPIKYLEWFATGISSLLYFIQHNWTGPQSQSNTDFFSRIREKCLEDLSLDVECNENMIKPEFLYLAKIIFSSKELQNIFESSKWWLLRANFVHQLILEEISTPIFEESEKLIADISQSSLLENSWLKTLFHLEVAHFYLYYKRIQSSDKHLEIAENSAKLKLELTGVMGTRTKDQQFENAQLFLKVEVGKDLFSSRICDDMPVALSLNDDVRLEKIKISEEVENVELGCLEEAVILTKFLQLKVSQPKHDLTTEEITTYIARVIESTKNWALKISSLYQRSMLEANHKRTIERSLVQIEYLIDQLNDEKVEVSHRMDMFFVSGMKPMWAFREALADQKLNLGLVKGALDLYINLHLWEDVILCYTILNLKSKAAEIIRQEIDKKPTVKLWCLLGDATNEEEHYETAWKLSEEKSSRAQRHWGMFHFHQKNYKEAVPHLKQSVELNNIQEGVWSRLGFACLEIEDWKLAATAYRRYCDLEQSDFEVWNNLAKAYIKLGDKPRAYRALQDAIRCNYDRWEVWDNLMVVSIDLGRFPEVIRCYHRILELKSQHLDIQILRILTKAITNDIKDNEGNSSRKVLPKALELFGRITSSMSNDSEVWTLYAELNALSENELSNQKTAQYLQRAYRAAVSDPKWFQRVESTQTVLEMCVKLAQANEHCSRNCSTAQKRAMLGSAKLSLQSVVRKVKDQELSEQVEIVDRLQMVEERLTVISEELEKIKDL from the exons ATGGAGGCAAATAATTTACTTGAAAGTTACCTTTTAAAGAATTATGTTGACGATCATG ATTTTGAATTGCCTTCTTATTTAAAGGGAGTTTTTGAAGGAAAATACGAAACAGTGTTTCAAACGGAAGATTCTTCATcccttagaaaattaattttaaacgtcgAAGATAGGGACTTTGAAAAAGCAATAATCGCAGTCTTAACATCAGAGCCAATCAAATATTTAGAATGGTTTGCAACAGGAATATCTTCCCTGctttattttattcaacacaaTTGGACGGGTCCTCAGTCTCAAAGCAACACTGATTTTTTCTCACGTATACgcgaaaaatgtttagaagatttATCATTAGACGTCGAATGCAATGAAAATATGATCAAGCCAGAATTTTTATATCTTGCTAAGATAATTTTCTCTAGCAAAGAATTACAGAACATTTTCGAATCTTCTAAGTGGTGGCTTCTCAGAGCAAACTTCGTCCATCAACTAATTCTGGAAGAAATTTCAACACCAATATTcgaagaatctgaaaaattgattGCAGATATTTCTCAGTCGAGTCTTTTAGAGAATTCTTGGCTCAAAACACTTTTTCACTTGGAAGTAgcacatttttatttgtattataaacgCATCCAGAGTTCAGATAAGCATTTGGAAATTGCTGAAAATAGTGCAAAGTTGAAATTGGAATTGACAGGTGTTATGGGAACTCGTACGAAAGATCAACAATTCGAAAACgctcaattatttttgaaagttgaggtcggaaaagatttattttcatcgaGAATTTGCGATGATATGCCAGTTGCTCTGAGTTTAAACGATGATGTGAGATTGGAGAAAATAAAGATTTCGGAGGAGGTGGAGAATGTAGAGTTGGGTTGCCTGGAGGAAGCAGTTATCCTGACTAAATT TTTACAGCTTAAAGTTTCACAACCGAAACACGATCTCACCACTGAGGAAATTACAACTTACATTGCA agaGTGATCGAAAGCACGAAGAACTGGGCTTTGAAAATATCATCATTGTATCAACGAAGCATGTTGGAGGCGAACCACAAGAGAACGATCGAGCGATCGCTAGTACAAATCGAATATTTAATTGACCAGTTGAATGATGAAAAAGTTGAGGTTTCGCATCGGATGGATATGTTTTTCGTTAGTGGTATGAAACCCATGTGGGCTTTCAGAGAAGCTCTTGCCGATCAGAAACTCAACCTGGGACTCGTGAAAGGAGCTCTCGATCTTTACATAAATCTTCATCTATGGGAAGATGTTATCCTTTGCTACACGATCCTGAATTTGAAGTCAAAg gCTGCCGAGATCATAAGACAAGAGATCGATAAGAAACCCACAGTGAAGTTGTGGTGTTTACTGGGAGATGCAACAAACGAGGAAGAACATTATGAAACAGCTTGGAAATTGTCTGAGGAAAAGAGTAGTCGTGCACAAAGACATTGGGGGATGTTTCACTTCCATCAGAAAAAC TACAAAGAAGCAGTGCCGCATTTAAAACAATCTGTGGAGTTAAACAACATTCAAGAAGGTGTTTGGTCGAGACTTGGGTTTGCTTGTTTAGAGATTGAAGATTGGAAATTGGCAGCAACGGCCTACAGAAGATACTGCGATTTAGAACAATCG GATTTCGAGGTCTGGAACAATTTGGCAAAAGCCTACATAAAATTAGGCGATAAACCAAGAGCTTATCGAGCTCTCCAGGACGCAATCAGGTGTAATTATGATCGTTGGGAGGTTTGGGATAATTTAATGGTAGTCAGCATTGACTTGGGTCGATTTCCCGAAGTGATTCGTTGCTATCACcgcattttagaattaaaaagccAACACTTGGACATTCAGATTCTCCGTATTTTAACAAAAGCTATTACCAATGATATCAAAGACAACGAGGGAAATTCCTCGAGAAAGGTTCTGCCAAAAGCCTTGGAACTTTTTGGTCGAATTACCTCTTCCATGTCTAACGATTCTGAAGTATGGACACTCTATGCAGAGTTAAATGCTTTAAGTGAAAACGAACTTAGTAATCAAAAAACAGCACAGTATTTGCAGAGAGCCTACCGTGCTGCCGTTTCTGATCCAAAATGGTTTCAAAGAGTTGAATCGACGCAAACCGTTTTGGAAATGTGTGTTAAATTGGCACAAGCTAATGAGCATTGTTCTCGAAATTGCTCGACTGCGCAAAAAAGAGCGATGCTTGGAAGTGCCAAATTGTCACTTCAATCTGTTGTTAGGAAAGTTAAGGATCAAGAATTGAGTGAGCAAGTTGAAATTGTAGATAGGTTGCAAATGGTTGAAGAAAGGTTGACAGTCATCTCGGAGGAGTTGgagaaaattaaagatttataa
- the LOC117167061 gene encoding uncharacterized protein LOC117167061 isoform X3, with protein MKPEADHRLEQLKKATDRIQKEIEEVTEREHELRNVGSIKTTSHETVDSKVRRMPQALASGKLKRTTSTPQILEAVTSPTTPVAPTLTPKMTNGVISTRTTPTPLRFATSPSQKGLMHRFLATRGKIYKSQPASNNEFNKQSPVPTITLNPLSIKAFNRSLEIQIEPDEPKVKPTRKGYVPVEQKIQKELNEMKERENELMRSKMLAKSQPNLLDIGNDTDSDIYDGASSLRSGTSTNTLNEDEVEKENKIRHKPNPRRRSTLIAQWENLIASKKETTDNCNENNNTV; from the exons gctGATCACAGACTTGAGCAGCTCAAAAAAGCGACAGACAGAATACAAAAAGAAATCGAAGAAGTTACAGAAAGGGAACACGAACTTCGAAACGTAGGAAGCATCAAGACCACGTCACATGAAACCGTCGATTCGAag GTTCGACGAATGCCACAAGCCCTTGCATCAGGAAAACTGAAAAGAACAACATCAACTCCCCAAATTTTGGAAGCAGTAACATCTCCCACAACCCCGGTGGCACCGACTTTAACACCTAAAATGACCAACGGTGTGATTTCTACTCGCACAACACCCACACCTCTTCGTTTCGCAACAAGCCCTAGCCAAAAAGGATTGATGCACAGGTTTTTAGCTACTCGAGggaaaatttataaatcacaGCCAGCTtccaataatgaatttaataagCAGTCTCCTGTTCCGACTATTACTCTAAATCCCCTGAGTATAAAGGCTTTCAATAGAAGTTTGGAAATTCAGATCGAACCTGATGAACCTAAAGTGAAACCAACAAGAAAAGGATATGTTCCAGTGGAACAGAAAATTCAGAAGGAACTCAATGAGATGAAAGAACGAGAAAATGA aTTGATGAGATCAAAAATGCTGGCAAAGTCTCAACCAAATTTACTGGATATAGGCAATGACACTGACTCAGATATTTATGATGGCGCGAGTTCGTTAAGAAGCGGCACATCGACTAATACTTTAAACgaagatgaggtagaaaaggaaaataaaataaggCATAAG CCAAATCCAAGACGTCGTAGTACATTGATAGCACAGTGGGAGAACCTAATCGCCTCTAAAAAAGAGACGACTGATAACTGCAACGAAAACAACAACACCGTATAA
- the LOC117167061 gene encoding uncharacterized protein LOC117167061 isoform X2 has protein sequence MKADHRLEQLKKATDRIQKEIEEVTEREHELRNVGSIKTTSHETVDSKVRRMPQALASGKLKRTTSTPQILEAVTSPTTPVAPTLTPKMTNGVISTRTTPTPLRFATSPSQKGLMHRFLATRGKIYKSQPASNNEFNKQSPVPTITLNPLSIKAFNRSLEIQIEPDEPKVKPTRKGYVPVEQKIQKELNEMKERENELRLMRSKMLAKSQPNLLDIGNDTDSDIYDGASSLRSGTSTNTLNEDEVEKENKIRHKPNPRRRSTLIAQWENLIASKKETTDNCNENNNTV, from the exons gctGATCACAGACTTGAGCAGCTCAAAAAAGCGACAGACAGAATACAAAAAGAAATCGAAGAAGTTACAGAAAGGGAACACGAACTTCGAAACGTAGGAAGCATCAAGACCACGTCACATGAAACCGTCGATTCGAag GTTCGACGAATGCCACAAGCCCTTGCATCAGGAAAACTGAAAAGAACAACATCAACTCCCCAAATTTTGGAAGCAGTAACATCTCCCACAACCCCGGTGGCACCGACTTTAACACCTAAAATGACCAACGGTGTGATTTCTACTCGCACAACACCCACACCTCTTCGTTTCGCAACAAGCCCTAGCCAAAAAGGATTGATGCACAGGTTTTTAGCTACTCGAGggaaaatttataaatcacaGCCAGCTtccaataatgaatttaataagCAGTCTCCTGTTCCGACTATTACTCTAAATCCCCTGAGTATAAAGGCTTTCAATAGAAGTTTGGAAATTCAGATCGAACCTGATGAACCTAAAGTGAAACCAACAAGAAAAGGATATGTTCCAGTGGAACAGAAAATTCAGAAGGAACTCAATGAGATGAAAGAACGAGAAAATGAGTTAAG aTTGATGAGATCAAAAATGCTGGCAAAGTCTCAACCAAATTTACTGGATATAGGCAATGACACTGACTCAGATATTTATGATGGCGCGAGTTCGTTAAGAAGCGGCACATCGACTAATACTTTAAACgaagatgaggtagaaaaggaaaataaaataaggCATAAG CCAAATCCAAGACGTCGTAGTACATTGATAGCACAGTGGGAGAACCTAATCGCCTCTAAAAAAGAGACGACTGATAACTGCAACGAAAACAACAACACCGTATAA
- the LOC117167061 gene encoding uncharacterized protein LOC117167061 isoform X1, which produces MKPEADHRLEQLKKATDRIQKEIEEVTEREHELRNVGSIKTTSHETVDSKVRRMPQALASGKLKRTTSTPQILEAVTSPTTPVAPTLTPKMTNGVISTRTTPTPLRFATSPSQKGLMHRFLATRGKIYKSQPASNNEFNKQSPVPTITLNPLSIKAFNRSLEIQIEPDEPKVKPTRKGYVPVEQKIQKELNEMKERENELRLMRSKMLAKSQPNLLDIGNDTDSDIYDGASSLRSGTSTNTLNEDEVEKENKIRHKPNPRRRSTLIAQWENLIASKKETTDNCNENNNTV; this is translated from the exons gctGATCACAGACTTGAGCAGCTCAAAAAAGCGACAGACAGAATACAAAAAGAAATCGAAGAAGTTACAGAAAGGGAACACGAACTTCGAAACGTAGGAAGCATCAAGACCACGTCACATGAAACCGTCGATTCGAag GTTCGACGAATGCCACAAGCCCTTGCATCAGGAAAACTGAAAAGAACAACATCAACTCCCCAAATTTTGGAAGCAGTAACATCTCCCACAACCCCGGTGGCACCGACTTTAACACCTAAAATGACCAACGGTGTGATTTCTACTCGCACAACACCCACACCTCTTCGTTTCGCAACAAGCCCTAGCCAAAAAGGATTGATGCACAGGTTTTTAGCTACTCGAGggaaaatttataaatcacaGCCAGCTtccaataatgaatttaataagCAGTCTCCTGTTCCGACTATTACTCTAAATCCCCTGAGTATAAAGGCTTTCAATAGAAGTTTGGAAATTCAGATCGAACCTGATGAACCTAAAGTGAAACCAACAAGAAAAGGATATGTTCCAGTGGAACAGAAAATTCAGAAGGAACTCAATGAGATGAAAGAACGAGAAAATGAGTTAAG aTTGATGAGATCAAAAATGCTGGCAAAGTCTCAACCAAATTTACTGGATATAGGCAATGACACTGACTCAGATATTTATGATGGCGCGAGTTCGTTAAGAAGCGGCACATCGACTAATACTTTAAACgaagatgaggtagaaaaggaaaataaaataaggCATAAG CCAAATCCAAGACGTCGTAGTACATTGATAGCACAGTGGGAGAACCTAATCGCCTCTAAAAAAGAGACGACTGATAACTGCAACGAAAACAACAACACCGTATAA
- the LOC117167061 gene encoding uncharacterized protein LOC117167061 isoform X4 — MPQALASGKLKRTTSTPQILEAVTSPTTPVAPTLTPKMTNGVISTRTTPTPLRFATSPSQKGLMHRFLATRGKIYKSQPASNNEFNKQSPVPTITLNPLSIKAFNRSLEIQIEPDEPKVKPTRKGYVPVEQKIQKELNEMKERENELRLMRSKMLAKSQPNLLDIGNDTDSDIYDGASSLRSGTSTNTLNEDEVEKENKIRHKPNPRRRSTLIAQWENLIASKKETTDNCNENNNTV, encoded by the exons ATGCCACAAGCCCTTGCATCAGGAAAACTGAAAAGAACAACATCAACTCCCCAAATTTTGGAAGCAGTAACATCTCCCACAACCCCGGTGGCACCGACTTTAACACCTAAAATGACCAACGGTGTGATTTCTACTCGCACAACACCCACACCTCTTCGTTTCGCAACAAGCCCTAGCCAAAAAGGATTGATGCACAGGTTTTTAGCTACTCGAGggaaaatttataaatcacaGCCAGCTtccaataatgaatttaataagCAGTCTCCTGTTCCGACTATTACTCTAAATCCCCTGAGTATAAAGGCTTTCAATAGAAGTTTGGAAATTCAGATCGAACCTGATGAACCTAAAGTGAAACCAACAAGAAAAGGATATGTTCCAGTGGAACAGAAAATTCAGAAGGAACTCAATGAGATGAAAGAACGAGAAAATGAGTTAAG aTTGATGAGATCAAAAATGCTGGCAAAGTCTCAACCAAATTTACTGGATATAGGCAATGACACTGACTCAGATATTTATGATGGCGCGAGTTCGTTAAGAAGCGGCACATCGACTAATACTTTAAACgaagatgaggtagaaaaggaaaataaaataaggCATAAG CCAAATCCAAGACGTCGTAGTACATTGATAGCACAGTGGGAGAACCTAATCGCCTCTAAAAAAGAGACGACTGATAACTGCAACGAAAACAACAACACCGTATAA